One Coffea eugenioides isolate CCC68of chromosome 2, Ceug_1.0, whole genome shotgun sequence genomic window, ATCCATTTTATTGGGAAACCACAGAAACCCAGTTTGGGATTTTGTAAGTTCCTAAGTCGAATATTATGCTGTTGCAGTTTTAAGGTGATCAGTTGAACAGCTGTGTTATACTTTAGGTCAAAATAGATGAGGTTGATTGCATTTTAGTGGACAGTTTCTTTGATAGTTGCAAACTTAGTAATGATTGATTTGCCTTTTATGTGAATGTTCTTgtatttgcatttctttttcctcttatGGAAGTCTTGCCATGTACTTTCTTAATTTTGGGCCAAATTGTATagatttctctctctctctctctttctctctctctctctctctctgtgggTGTGTGTTCTGTAACTTTGGTTACTGTATCAATATTATAGAATAATTACTTGTTGATGCAACGTTAGAGTGACAAATTGACATGAGAATATGACATCTTTGATTGTTGAGCTGCCTCTTTGATAATGATTAATTAAAGGAGAGCAATCTTTTCATTGTTTCGTTATCCCTTGTCCTTGCCATTGAGTACATTGAAATAGTTATTAGCTGATTTTTCTTTGGGTTTGGGTTTGTTTGTTTGACGCATCATATTAACTGTTTTTATTCGTAAATTCAGGTGGGCAGCTGCTGCTGGCGAGGTATCACTCACCGCTATGATTCTCCCTGCTGCTTTATATTTTTGGCAAATACCCCatttcatggccttggcatatTTATGCCGCAAAGACTATGCAGATGGAGGGTATGTACATAGGGTATGCAGATTGATATGTGAAAATCCACGAGAAAATTGTGTTGATTAAATATTCTAAGTTAAAATTGTCTTAAATGTTGTACGGTTTTAATTAGAATTCAGATATGTGAAACAGCCACCAGAAAATTGTGTTTAATTGAAAGGAAATCTGCTTGCAAACTCAGTCGTCTCATACTAGTATTTTGTATCTTAAAACCTTTGTATTTGTAGCACGTGGATGTAAGTTGAAGTCTGTAAAACAAATGGAAATGTCTAGATTTTTTTGAAATGTTGATATTTGACAAGAATATGGGTAAGTTCATGGACATGTCTGCTGATTGGTAGTCTTACTTAAGCTTCTTGATGTTGCATTCAATTAACGGCATCCAGTTTGCCGTTGTTATCCTAATTTGTTATCATTTGTGGTGTGCTGGCAGGTTTAAAATGTTCTCTCTTGCTGACGCTTCTGGTCACAGAACCGCCATGGTTGCTTTGAGGAACTGCTTGTATCTGCTTCCACTTGGTTATCTAGCCTATGACTGTGAGTGACTGAGTTCATAGCAAGATTTTGCCTAAGTGCTTTGATTCTCAAGTTACGAATGTGTCTTATTACTTTGTTTCATTTAGTCTTGGGTATTGCTTCTCTGACATGAACTGGGGCTAATTTTAAtgcccttttttctttttggggatAACAAGTGCAAATCTTAATGGTTAATGTGATTAAATTGCAGGGGGGATAACTTCTGGCTGGTTCTGTCTAGAGGCAACAATTCTTGCTCTAGCAATCAGCGGTACTGCCATGTCTTTCTGCATTGATCGCACCACCAAGAGTGCCAGGAGAATGTTCCGTGCCAGCCTATTGTATCTCCCGGTGTTTATGTCCGGGCTTCTGTTTCACAGGCTGCCAGATAACAAACAGTACCAAACAGCACAAAATTTACTAAGGTCTCTTGGTCTTTCATCATCCTCAGCATTGCCGCTTGATGGGACTGAACAGGTCAACGAGCAGCATAACGTTCAAAGTAGAAAAACGGGTGCACGAGGACCACCAGTGGCGTATGCTTCCGTTGCTCCATTCCCTTTCTTACCAGCTCCGACTTACGTTACACATTGAGAATGAATACATAACGAGTCtgcactcttttttttttttttttttttgaggtacAGTTCATGTTTGCTGCCTTCCATTATATGGAATTAAAATAATAAGTGAAATATTCTAGCACAATAACTAATTCTTGGTTATTTACTTGAAGAGCTTATATGTGCTGATGAACGCGTATAGCGTAAATGTTTAAAGCTGAGGGAGGTAAAGCATATGGTGTTCCATATGCATTTCAAAACCTAATTAAGGGGTTGTTGTCAACCATACGCTTTTCATTTCATACCCTAATTTGTATTAAGAGCAACATTTACATTACAGACGTCTGTAAGATTGACCGGTTAATAATATAATTTAGTGCTTGGAAAATACTTTCACATTCAATGAAAATGAGAGGGGGAAAACTGCATCAGACCACGCTTGTCATGAGCAAACACCACAATCCTGGTGGAAATAATAGCTAGCAACCACGACCTGTCACAATCCCATTGGAGACACCAATTAGCGACTGCAAACCATTACCAAATCGATGCACCTAAATGAcatgtaaaaatgaaaatgaaaaccaAAATGAATCTCAATTAATCATTTCCCTTGCTTATAGCAACGTCTCCAAAATTTTTAATGGGTTTTCGGTGCCTCAAAAACGGACAGCAAATAGGAATGAAGCCAAACATTTAAAACGGTTTTAGAAAATTGCAGTTAAAAACCCAATGATTTGTCCTTTCAAATTATACAAGttcctttctctctttttttttttagtttattaTAAAAAGTAgaattttctcaagaaaaagaaaatttgggaGATGAAGTCGGATGGGGAGAAGGTCTGAGTAATAGTTAGAGTCTAATGATTGCCGTCAATAGACAAATAATTTGGTAGTTAAAAACCACGGACAATGCTTTAGTAACGATAGTTATAGTAACGAAGCAGTTTTTACCTTATATATAATAAGTTGTTACACTcttagcgaccatttgattatttgttgaaCCCATCCAtctaaataggataacacttaaaaataagGAAGTAAGTTTCCCacctaaaatagtaagttaacggtaataaattagtaacttttatatctcaaaaggtaaattgaaataaatattaaacttactttttaaataaataaattactacttgaTATCTCAAACTTTTtttagagagtaagtttagttcaagtaatatgtaataaaaatttgccgtattataagtttttaatcaatttcaatttttaaaaagtttgaaagtttggataacaataacatcaaatcttcctagttatatatagaatatcacttgtttatatatcacaatttttataatttaacacctatgaatataataagatgataaagttttaataaatttacatctaGGACACAAGCAATGATGGAGCCAAGGGGGGGCtgaggggggccatggccccccctaagttttgaaatttttaattcatagtatgtaaatatatgtataagacaAAGTTGGCCTCccctaattttttacaattttagtttatattatgagagttatatatatgtgtgtgtgtgtgtatgaatTAGCCacatttgatttaattttttcttcaaaaaaagttatttattttttattgtgctaattatttaacattcaaaaaattaaacatataatttcaTGATCCATAGTAAATTAAcccaatttgatatattataataaaagacTCAATTCATAATTATGAATGggctaaaataaaaataattactttattggtccatatacaaatatacaacttagcctaattgataaaaaaaattaaaattagtgatctatcctcttgttgacccatatacaaatatacaaataattaCTTGAAGGTTTGGTGAAGACAAGAAATTGAGTGATCTATCATGTTGTTGATAGATTGATTATATTTGTTTTCACTCTTTATGTATCAATTACAACTATAGAACagacattttcaattataaaaataatcaaaacaaaactgcaaaacaagataaaagataatttcttgaatgattgtctaataatatacataaaaaagggaagttgttcaaaaatttagcactgattcaattatagatgaatttagttatAGGAAATAATGTAAAGCTCAATTTACTTTTAAGAAAAGAGGTTGAAATTTCAAGGTGTGcgaacataacttttatctttttttttaattgaaaatagttatatttatattgcacagttatatttttgtttttgcacaagtgaCGTATTGGATCATTTTCTCATAATGTACAATTTGGATAGTTTGtaatgttataagatatttaatcaaaggttatttcttgttctaatttttgttatgactatgctgcatatttatgaaatagacatacctttataattaaatttaatatttgatattttaagatgtcatatatttaaatcgatgaaaattattttgaatataacatattaagataattttgttcaaaaaaattttggcccccctcccaaggaaaaaatcctggctGCGCTCTATAGTCTATAGAAtggacattttcaattatgaagataatcaaaacaaaactccaaaacaagataaaagataatttcttgaatgattgtctaacaTTGTACATAAAGAAGGAAGTTGTTCAAAAATTTACCATTGATTcaattatagatgaatttagttctatgaaagaacgtAAAGCCCAATTTACGTTTAATAAAAGAGGATGAAATTTCAAGACATGTTAACATAATTTTTATCTCTTTtaaattgaaaatagttatatttatattgcatagttatatttttgtttttgcacaagtgacatattggagcattttctcataatgtgcaacttaggtggtttgtgatgttacaagatatttaatcaaaagtTATTTTCTCATAATGTACAAAATTTTGCGGGCCCCACACACGATGTGAAAATCGATCCACAACTTGTGATCTGGACCGCACAaaattttttggccaaatcatGACCATTAACCGTTCAGACCGTCCCTGCCCCTTGTCCAGTATCTCCCGTCTCCCATCAAGTGTTTCTCTCTCATCGCTGCTTTCTCCTCTCATACCCAAACCACCGGACCACTACGGCTACTGTACCCCTTGTCGATGATCTTCTCCTCTCCGCAATGCTTTGAAACCCGGACCGGCTTGATCGGTCGAATCGCGAACCGGTCATGTGTCTGGTTCGGTTCATAATCTGTGTTGACTTGGTCCAAGAACCGGTCAAACCGTAAAAAATCGTATAAACCGTTAAACTCGAATCGAACCGTAAACCgtagtttttcaattttttgataaaattgacAGAATTTTGACCGAAATTATCTAAGCCTAGCCTTCAATCTTCACTCTTCGGTCTTCCTGCTTCCTAAAATTGCCGTCTCTAATTCCTTCTCCCCTTAATGGCTTAATCCTAATCCTTCTCCAAAGTCCAAAGTCCAAAGTCCAATCTTGATCCATAGCAATCAGTAAAAAGGAAGCATGAAGTTTTTCTACTCACCGCATCGATTCTTAGCCAAAAAACTCTGGAATTCAAGCTATTATCGGGTTCGTttatctttttccctttttttttaatctttctttGTTGATTGCTGGGTTTTAGGAACCGTCCCCTCAGCCCTCAGTGGTTGCTGCTTTTGGGAAAAAGATTGAATTTTGATGCTTGTAGTTTCATGTTTTGCCTTGCGATAGGAAGATCGGAGGCAATATGTGAATTTCTGGATTGATATTCTGTGAATTTTTGTGGGTTTTGATTATTAGTTATAATTCTTGCACTGCAGTTATGAGTTTTGTAGTTGTAGATTGGTCCAGTTGCAGGTGGTAGATCTGATTCTGTAATAGCTGATTGAACTATACTGTTATCTTCTTTTGGTTACTAGTTCAGGTGGAACTTTTGTTGGAAGGGAATTGTAGTAGTGTCGTATTTGAAGAAGAATGATGATGCCGTAAAATCCTATTTCATTTTTGTAAGTTGTTGCTTGAAAGATAAGATAGTGtgaataaatttttgtatatgttTGTAATTTTCCTGCTCCAGAGTTGCACAGCTGATTGGTAAATTTTTTGTTGCTTCATTTTGGTTCGAACTTAGCAGGACTATGAAGAAACTGAAAGGATCTATCTTCTTTTTTCACTATGAATTGGTTTACGATACTTCCTGATATTCGGTAATGAAATTTGCATGCGTACGTTCAATGTCTTGGGGGAGCCTCTAATTATACAATTTGTTTGTTGGGCATATGATCTTTATTGACTTGTCATTGCAGCAGCAGCCTAAATGATTAGATTATATTTTTTCTATTCCTCCATTTCATAGACTAACTTGGTAAAgtaaaaaaaagttgaaaaacaAAAGATCTGGTTTGTTCTCAAATTAGATAAggtattttttttggtttgtccTCAAATTAGATAAGCTCATCAGTCTGTTTGTCctgtaatttttgttttgttttgtttttttactCGTTAGTTGCCTTTGTTGCCTGGCTCGAAGATTGTAGCAAAGGTGAATCAATAGGTTAATCTATTATCTTACTGTGGAGACTGCTAGCCAAGAGAAAGTGCGAGTTTCTGCACAAAATGTTTTTGAATAGGCTTTTGtgagtgaaagtaaaaaaaaaacctcatatGCACATGAACTCCAGTAGACGTATGTTTCCTGAAATTCCACAATGATAAAGCTGCAAGTCTTCATAAATTTTGCATACTTGTTTCTTTATTACAGTGATGGATCGAGTAAGGATTTGTACCATTTTAGATAGAAAGTTTCATGGTCACAAGTGGAAAAAGTTCACGGATGTTGACTTCAAATCATCATGGAATTAAAGAAGGACGAATAGTCTTAAGCATCATTGATTCTACTAAAATTACTGCAATGCATCAaatcattttaaatttacaaTTGATCCACTATAATGTGTCCCGAATCACTAGTAGCACTAATGTTTCATAGCCATGCATCACTAGGTGTATATTTTAGTTTTGGCAATTATTACAAAACTAGGATTATCTTTTGTTAAGGTGCCATTGGATGTCTTCTTGTTACTTGAGAAATTTGATACAAAATTTCCCGTCCTCCTTGGCTATGTATTAATTTATTTGTTGAATATTCATAATTAGCTATGTATTAATTATGTGCAtaggtgtgtgtgtgtatatatatatatatatttattgaaccggggttgaaccggtccgaccggttgaacctcgaccctttcacttcgtcggttcaattgacggtccgagttttaaaacattgcctCTCCGTTATTCTTTGTTTCTTGGTAAAAAAATTATCCGGACACAGCATtttgtttctctctttttttctggGTACTTACCAATCTGttccaaaacttttcttttcggACCACTACGGCTGCTGTACTCCTCGTCCATGATATTCTCCTCTCCGTTATTCTCTATTTTTCGGTAAAAAATTATCCGGACACTCAGCCTTTtattcctctctttttttccaaGTACTTGCCGATCtattccaaaaattttcttttttcatatgcTTTCTGTTTGGATGGACTATGACTGTCAAGAAAATAACATTATCGAGTTCTGTTGGTGCTGGTTTCAAgcaatcatctttttttttccagataCATTGCAGATCTgttcaaaattttattgtttttccaGCACTTTCTATcgtcaacttttttttttctttctttttattagaCCTGATATAACTAAAATCATCTATTTCTGCTTTATCTATGCTATTCTCCATATTGTTGTTAATTCTTACAGTGAGCAATTTTTACAGTTTTTGAATGGCATGAATTTTCTCTTCTTGTGGAATATTTAGATTGATATTATGCTTATTGTTAAATTTGCTTGTTTTTAATAcgtatgtttttctttttaggaGACTTTTTGGTGCTTTTGTTGTGCTACGTTCTCCTTCACTGAGTAAGTTTGCTAATTCTTTTATGTATGTATTCTTATCTTTTTAATTCCTTGAGCTCTGTTTTAGTTGGATTGATGATTGTAGAACTTGTAAACTGCTTTTAGAAGTACTTTATACATGTTTCTGAATAAATGTGTCTATTCATGAGCaattttctcttaatttttcCTTGGATTTGAATATTTCTTcatgtttccttttgtttctgGTTAGGTTTTTACAAAGATGTATggtgattttttttggaaaagggTGCAGCTTTCTGGCTAGAGTATTACGGCAGATGAAAGTTGTAAATAGGCTAATTTATTTTGTTCTGGGTTAGGCTATGATGATATGGTTTTGGTTTCATTAGATGTATTTCAGGCTTTAAATTGATTGCCGTATCTTGGCGAGGCAACCCTGATTGCATTTGAGGTTCATTCTTCCCTTCAAATGCAATGGGTCTGCAGCCATGGCGGTACTCTCATCTCTGCCTGACTTTTGCTGACAAACATGAGCCTTACTTTAAACTACCATAATTACTGCTTAATTTAATTAAAAAGATTTGATCACTGATTCCTGTTTTTCCGTATGTATAATAATTTTCAGATAATGACAATTTCTGATGTTCTTATTGGTTGTTTTCACCTTTGAAGCAATCTCTACAGAGCTATACCAAAAATTCTCAGGTGTGCTACTTTGGTTTATAGTTATAACTCATTCATCATATGATGTTGTACTTATGACAAAGCTTTagcttttttccttttgctttatACTATCTTGATCATGCAAGAGAAATTGCTTGATGCTTTGGTACAATTCACATAGTGACCCTGATGAGCTTTTGTCAGTGTGCTttaaatttttgagaaattttgtgGTCAAGTGTAGAAACTATATGAAGTTTAGAATGAAATTTCTAACTATTCTACTTTGCTATTAGATGATGGCTAGACTTTGATCTGTTTTGTCCTATATGTTTTATGAACAATTCACTATGTATTTCTACAATCTATATCTATTATGCATATTGTTGTGCTTTTCAATGATGTCTCTTTCCATTTCTCGATCCTTAGTTACGTTTCAGGCATTATATAAACAGGGCATAACTGGGCatgtaaattttaaaattgttcACCGCGCACTTGCGCGGTGATCCCTTCCTAGTTGTCCTATATAGTACTACACGTCGAACTTGAATTACATCTACAATTTCAAGGCACTGTTCATATTGAAATTAGGTTTCCTTGTCCTTCGAAAAGAAATTAGGTTTCCTTGCCATGGCTTCCGGCAGCGACGATGAATGCATGACCCCTGAGCATCTACTCGAGCATCCTGAAATGAAAGGCATGATCCTCGAGCATCCTGGAATCGAGTCGGAGTTTCTCTCGCATGTCAGAAGCCCAGAGATCAGCTCCCAAGAGAGGAGCAGCAGCGACAAAGAGAGCCTCGCCTTGGAGAGCATcggcagcagcagcagccaAGAGGAGAGCGGCAGCGACAAGGAGGGCGAGGGCAGCGACAACAAGTTGGAGAATGTCTGGAAGAAGCGAAATTTAGAGAAGCTGCCTGAAATTGCTGAGGAggcagaggaggaggaggagtatCGGAAGGCAAAAGAGTGGAAGGAATGGTGGGATCGTAGAAAGAAGGAAGCGAAGGAGTTTGACTTGGAGGGCTGGAAAGAGAGGAATGGGGACCTCAGCCATAAATCAAGGGAGCAAATTCGGGAGGAACTTCAGGAGTATTGCAAGTCGGTGCCCTCTTTTCCATCTAACCTTGGTGCAATTGGTGGATTTGACGATGTTGACAAGTCTTTCTTCGTCCACGATGTAGATCCCGAGTTATGGGAAAAATACATGGCAGAGTGTCGAGAAAGTGAGGTTAGTAGATCAATTCCAGTCCTTCCTCTTtgtctgttttttttttaatttttttttactttttttttatttagggTCTGTTTAATTTCTTTGTCTTTGTATTTTAGTATGTTATGCCCTCCTGAAATCAGTTCCATTAGATGCACCGTGCAGTTTGCAAAAATTTTTGTACTTCATTTACCAAAGACAGACTCTCAATAGGACTCATGAGTTTTTGCtttataattttgttttttgtaTATAAGTAATAGTAAAGGTATTATTCCATTTGTGCTTCACTTGCCTTGTTGATTTGGATGCATGATGAATGAACAGGGATTTGATGTGGTTACATATCCGGGTCCTTCTCCGTACATTCTGGTTAGGCCAATCACCTCTTATGTGGATTACCCTGAACTGCATCAAGAGCTCATCGAGTTTGCTACTAGGGCCCTGGAGGAGGTGCGTTCCATTTGCATTTTTTGTGTTTCTTTGTCTATTTTTTTCACCTTATTGTTGAGTTTCTGAATTCTATGAATCACTCTTGCAGAAGCAACCAGGATACCAGTTTTTGCATATTGAACGGGTAACTGGATATGCTTGTTCTGGTTACATGTACAATATCACTTTTCGAGCTCAGAGTGCTGATGATCCTGATGGAAAAAGCTTTCAAGCCAAGGTTTATGCTGGAATAAATAAGGTGGAGGTTATTTTCTGCCGTCCGAAAGTTGAAACCTAGTTTTTGACTGGTTTGAACATGAATAAATTTTAACATGGTTACATGTTTTAGGTATTAGACGTGCTAATTCCTTAAGTTTGCTTTCAGCGTTCTTGACATTTGACTTGTATCATCCAATATTGCTTTTTATGATTgttacaatctcaaatataataCATTGTCAGGATCTATGCAGCTTTATTTCCACTTGAGTAACTTTCGTTCTGTTGGAGCTCTTAATTAGTAGTGAGGAGTGGAGTGGCATCCTTCATGACTCATTCTTCCGGGAGCATTGTACTGGGTAATAATTATTGGTTTTGGCAACATTGGGTCACAGGGTGTAGATTTTATATGATTGGCTTTGCTTAGTGAATAAATTTGATTTCTGGATATGTAATTGTGAATCTTTTGAGatttgattttagaaatttgCTGATGATCTGTTGCACTTTTTGTTGATGAACCTTGGGGTTTAATCTTAAAAATGAATTAGGATCACGACTATTGcatactcacttgttttgacaTACCTCTTTCTATCATCTTTGTATGCCCccttgtttgtttgatttgtgTGTTTGTGTCTAGGAGGGGCCAATGATGGCAATAGAAGGTGATTTATGTGCTATTAACTGGTAATCTGCTCTACCCAGTTCTAGGTATGAAAAGTTGGCTGGTAGTGGGAAAAAGCATTTAGTTTTTCCCTTTGCAGTAATTTTGTCTTTGTATTCTCAGTTTTGAAAagttattttattctttttgtgTTCTGCGTTGTTACCTTCATTTAAACCTCTCCAGTTTGACCTTGAGCTATGCATGCATTGTTTCGAACTCCAAGTGTGTAATGTTTGTGCTGCCTGGAAATGTCTTTGGTAGATTAGGAAATACTAAGCCCTTGGATGTAAAGATGAGATCTAGTGCTAAATGCAGTATCTTacaatttgttttgttttgtttttcttttttcatttttataaaaattggTCAGTGCTTAACTGCGTGCTAAACATCCCCTTTTATTAAGATGTAAATAAGAATTCTACTATTTGATTTAACTGGATCCTAAATTATAAGTTTGCTTCAGGGAAAACAATTTTTCTGGGTAAATGTTTTTAAAGGCAAGCCTAAGTTAGTCAAATGAGTTCTGTTTTCTTGGTATTTGGTGGTTGCATTTTGATATATTGTCTTCTATGCTGAAGTTTTACTTTGTGAAATATTGGTGGTATGAAATATGAACAAATGAGGAGGTTACTGATGAATTGTCAATTCAATTACTCACCTATTCGGGTCGATGTCTGGTTGTAGTGTCattgcaaaaatatttttgtaatatTGGACTGTTTAAGTATCTAAACTAACAGGTGCAGACCAAATGAATGTGATAGAGTATTGGAAAACCAGTAGATTGTTTCCTATTGAGATGGTATAAGCAACTTGTATCGAAGTTGTGAAAAACTGTGGTGGATAATCATTTCCAAGCGTCATTAATCTTTTTCTGTTGGAGTTCAACATGGAGATTTTGCTGTCTTAACTCTCAATGTGGGTCGTGCAGACTTTTCCCCAGACTGCTGCAGTACTGTGTACACCATCGTACACCATCGTGTGTGGTATTTTATTGATGGGAGTATAacaataatggtctaaagttgCTAAAGTTTGATCAGACAATTATTAGGTGGTGTGCTCCAGAAGGTCATGGGAGATGGTAAAAGGGGCAATATATTGTGTACCTATGACTATGAGGTTCT contains:
- the LOC113761018 gene encoding uncharacterized protein LOC113761018 isoform X1; this encodes MNWFTILPDIRRLFGAFVVLRSPSLTISTELYQKFSGFLAMASGSDDECMTPEHLLEHPEMKGMILEHPGIESEFLSHVRSPEISSQERSSSDKESLALESIGSSSSQEESGSDKEGEGSDNKLENVWKKRNLEKLPEIAEEAEEEEEYRKAKEWKEWWDRRKKEAKEFDLEGWKERNGDLSHKSREQIREELQEYCKSVPSFPSNLGAIGGFDDVDKSFFVHDVDPELWEKYMAECRESEGFDVVTYPGPSPYILVRPITSYVDYPELHQELIEFATRALEEKQPGYQFLHIERVTGYACSGYMYNITFRAQSADDPDGKSFQAKVYAGINKVEVIFCRPKVET
- the LOC113761018 gene encoding uncharacterized protein LOC113761018 isoform X2, producing MNWFTILPDIRRLFGAFVVLRSPSLKLYQKFSGFLAMASGSDDECMTPEHLLEHPEMKGMILEHPGIESEFLSHVRSPEISSQERSSSDKESLALESIGSSSSQEESGSDKEGEGSDNKLENVWKKRNLEKLPEIAEEAEEEEEYRKAKEWKEWWDRRKKEAKEFDLEGWKERNGDLSHKSREQIREELQEYCKSVPSFPSNLGAIGGFDDVDKSFFVHDVDPELWEKYMAECRESEGFDVVTYPGPSPYILVRPITSYVDYPELHQELIEFATRALEEKQPGYQFLHIERVTGYACSGYMYNITFRAQSADDPDGKSFQAKVYAGINKVEVIFCRPKVET
- the LOC113761018 gene encoding uncharacterized protein LOC113761018 isoform X3; the protein is MNWFTILPDIRRLFGAFVVLRSPSLSFLAMASGSDDECMTPEHLLEHPEMKGMILEHPGIESEFLSHVRSPEISSQERSSSDKESLALESIGSSSSQEESGSDKEGEGSDNKLENVWKKRNLEKLPEIAEEAEEEEEYRKAKEWKEWWDRRKKEAKEFDLEGWKERNGDLSHKSREQIREELQEYCKSVPSFPSNLGAIGGFDDVDKSFFVHDVDPELWEKYMAECRESEGFDVVTYPGPSPYILVRPITSYVDYPELHQELIEFATRALEEKQPGYQFLHIERVTGYACSGYMYNITFRAQSADDPDGKSFQAKVYAGINKVEVIFCRPKVET
- the LOC113761018 gene encoding uncharacterized protein LOC113761018 isoform X4 → MFLLVVFTFEAISTELYQKFSGFLAMASGSDDECMTPEHLLEHPEMKGMILEHPGIESEFLSHVRSPEISSQERSSSDKESLALESIGSSSSQEESGSDKEGEGSDNKLENVWKKRNLEKLPEIAEEAEEEEEYRKAKEWKEWWDRRKKEAKEFDLEGWKERNGDLSHKSREQIREELQEYCKSVPSFPSNLGAIGGFDDVDKSFFVHDVDPELWEKYMAECRESEGFDVVTYPGPSPYILVRPITSYVDYPELHQELIEFATRALEEKQPGYQFLHIERVTGYACSGYMYNITFRAQSADDPDGKSFQAKVYAGINKVEVIFCRPKVET
- the LOC113761018 gene encoding uncharacterized protein LOC113761018 isoform X5, giving the protein MASGSDDECMTPEHLLEHPEMKGMILEHPGIESEFLSHVRSPEISSQERSSSDKESLALESIGSSSSQEESGSDKEGEGSDNKLENVWKKRNLEKLPEIAEEAEEEEEYRKAKEWKEWWDRRKKEAKEFDLEGWKERNGDLSHKSREQIREELQEYCKSVPSFPSNLGAIGGFDDVDKSFFVHDVDPELWEKYMAECRESEGFDVVTYPGPSPYILVRPITSYVDYPELHQELIEFATRALEEKQPGYQFLHIERVTGYACSGYMYNITFRAQSADDPDGKSFQAKVYAGINKVEVIFCRPKVET